Within the Oryzias melastigma strain HK-1 linkage group LG8, ASM292280v2, whole genome shotgun sequence genome, the region ggATATTCGTTTCCTCTATTTCTTGACAGGCAGATGCTAACTTGTATGGCTCCCATCCGTTTTACCTGGTGCAGGAGGAGTGTGGTTTAGCTCatggagtttttcttttgaacagCAATGCAATTGGtaccttttttaatttcatctcactacaaaaagcatttttacagaAGACAACAACCTTTCTGGAAATATCAGACAAACTTCTATTAGTCTTATATAAAGGCCTCCATGGGTTTGCTTCTTTAATTGAAGAAAATAATTCTTAACAGAACATTAACACAaaattatttgtactttttatatCTGCAAAAATCAACTTCATCATTTAATAGAAATCAAATTGTATTTGTCCTGTATGAATATTTATGTGCACTCCTGTCTATAATCTAAAAGGGTTACCATTGATCAATTCTGATCTCGTCTCTGCAGAAGTGATCCTCCAGCCAACTCCAGCTCTCACTTGGATATCCACCGGTGGAATCCTGGATCTGTACGTCTTCATGGGTCCTGACCCCCAAAGTGTTATAAGACAGTACCTCCAGGTTATCGGTATGTCTTTACGTAGGGATAGTACATTCTGTAAAGGAGCTTAAATCAAAAcacatacaaataaaacaacaaaaacatattttatgtggATATGTtgtaaaagctcaaatgtttacACTGTTTAATTTGATCTTCTTGTAGGATACCCCATGATGCCGCCCTATTGGTCTCTTGGCTTCCATCTCTGTCGATGGGGTTACACCACCTCTAATGCTACGCGGAGTGTTGCACAGCAAATGCATAGTGCCAATTTTCCTATGGTAATGATTGCAGGATTAATGCAAAATGATTAAAGTGAATAAACATCCAAGATCCTCAATAgtaattaaagaaaacacattagaaaggtaataaaaaaactacaatgtCCTTCCCTAAATACTTTCCACTTTTAGATTTTCTGATTGTAATAAAAACACTGACAATATCCTTTTTTGTGAACATTATATTGTACaaagatattttaaatgtgttttcataaaTGCCATTCCTTATTCAAAACTAGCTTGTTTacaatatattcattttttcattctaAGGATGTGCAGTGGAATGATCTGGATTATGCACACCAACAAAAGGTCTTCACCTTTGACCCCAGGCGATTTGGAGACTTGCCAAAAATGGTGGAGGAGTTTCATGACAGAGGGATGAAGTACATCCTCATACTGGTGTGGGACTTTTGTGTAACttcaatttaaaatgacatttttttcagatttaatcaTGAGTGCTTTTTGCCctacaatataaaaatatatattttattaatttaaagaatTCCATTTTGTGCATCcgtaaattataataaaaatgaatctatCCAGTAGATGGCAGCAAAAATATAATAGTATGTGGCTATACTGAAGTGCAATATTTTTCAGGACCCAGGGATCAGCAGCACCAGCCCCCCTGGCACTTACCCTCCCTTTGAAGACGGGGTAAAACGAGatgtctttattaaaaatgcaacagGACAAATTCTGATTGGAAAGGTTCAGATTTACATTTCAGCTTTGCATTTAAATTCCTTTAATTGGGGCTGTAATTCAATGAACTGGACTGTGCCTGCAGGTTTGGCCAGGCCCCACTGCTTTTCCTGACTTCACCAACATGGAAACCCGAAAATGGTGGGAGGACTGCATTagaggcttttattctgaagtgcCTGTTGATGGTCTGTGGATTGTGAGTTTAAAATACACccacaaaaaaatagcaattaaTTTAGCCAATTTAcatgcaaacagaaaataaataaaattcaagttGGATTATAAAgattaataaaaagtattttatctttttactcTCACAGGATATGAATGAACCTGCCAGTTTTGTTCAAGGTTCAGTGGAGGGCTGTCCCGACAACGACCTCGAGAGACCTCCTTACACACCCAGTAGGTTCACTCGATCAGTGTGAATGGATCCCtaatataaacacacaaacatacttAACTGTCAGTTGTTGTTCAAACAGGAGTGGTTGGAGGTCAGCTGAACTCGGGAACTCTCTGCATGTCAGCTCAGCAGAAGCTGTCCACACACTACAACCTGCACAATCTCTATGGACTGACTGAAGCTTATGCAACACACAGGTTAGATCTTTAAATAATGAACAGAGTTGTGCTTTGTAAAATGAAATTTAGTGGAatataattcagaaaaaaatgtaaaattttacattttttgccaGAGATTATCTTCAAAAGTGTTACCGGTTTTGCTCAAATCGtaaattttattcatataatttttttttatttcacctggACTGAGGATGCTTGAGGATaacattgactttttaaaatgcgTCCACCTTCAGTGCTCTCAAGAACATTCGGAGGAAGAGACCCTTTGTCCTGTCGCGCTCCTCCTTCCCCGGCAGCGGACGATTCTCTGCTGTGTGGACGGGAGATGTTAGAAGTGACTGGGAGCAGCTTGGATTCTCCATCCCTGGtagctaaactgaaaaattcACACTCTAGTATCATAAGAGTATGAAGAAATGCTTGAAAAGACGACACAGACTGTTCAGGCAGTGGTTTCTGTAGCTTTTCTTCCCTCTGTCAGCCGTGCTGCAGTTCAGCCTGTTCGGAGTGCCTCTGGTGGGAGCGGACATCTGTGGCTTTGGAGGGGACACCACAGAGGAGTTGTGCGTGAGATGGATGCAGCTCGGAGCCTTCTACCCATTCATGAGAAACCACAATGACAAACCTAATGCTGTGAGACACACATCCTTTGACATtaaattattcacatttttaatgcatgtttttcccaacaaaaaaaaaatgtttagcaattgacttttcttgttttttatgcttttgccGGTTTGTTCTTCAGCCTCAGGAGCCGTTTGTATTTGGGCAGGAGGCTCAGGCAGCTATGAGAAGCGCCATGAACCTTCGCTACTCTCTTCTCCCCTTCCTCTACACGCTCTTCCACCACGCTCACTCCTCAGCCACTACAGTTGCCCGGCCTCTCTTCATGGAGTACGTTTCCTTCCTCCCCACTCTGATCAGTAGCAGGTTTCTCTTTTTACCCCTCACTTCTGCTCATTCATTTTGTGCTCCACACTACAGGTTTCCCACTGACCCCAACTGTAAAAGCATAGACCAACAATTCCTGTGGGGAGGTTCGCTGCTTATCAGCCCAGTTTTGAAGCAAGGAGCAGTAAAAGTCGCAGCCTACCTGCCACTCGGCACTTGGTACAGCTTGCACAATGTAAgtgcaaaacacttttttattgaattaaatgaaattatttcttacagttttctcttttttgctcTCTTAAGGGTCAGCCCTTCTACAGTGAGGGTCAGTTCTTTCTCTTGCCGGCCCCACTGGACACAATCAACGTTCATATGAGGGAGGGACACATTATACCCCAACAGGTGACTAAAAGAGGAAggcagtttgttaaaaaatgttgaaacaaatgttctttttgattttttattattttagatatttttgcaGCAAATGAGTTTATAAAGTCAATCATATGAGCAGAAAAGCCTGTTTTCAAgacattttgattattttaagttttgacatttgcatgatcaaatgttgttttgaaatattataGAACAATTTTTGATTTCTCTTTCGTCTTTACCCTGTGAAGGAGCCTGCTTTGACGACTGCAGCCTCTCACCGAAAGCCTTTCTTCCTGACAGCTGCTCTGTCAGCAGACGGCTCCGCTCGCGGTGACTTGTTCTGGGATGACGGGGAGAGTCTTGACACTTTTGAAATGCAAAATTACAGTTATATCATCTTCACAGCAGCACAGGTGGAATGGAGGAAATATTTTCCTgatgttttagtaaaaagttAGTGTTAATGTTCAACCTAactctgttttttcttcagttccAGATTGTTAGTGAACCCCTAAAGCTGAATGGGGCCCTAGACAGTCTGGTGCTGGGGGGTGTGCAAGTGTTCGGAGTCGACTCACCACCTCTTTATGTTTTGGCAAACGGAGAAAAAGTCCATGATTTTGTATATCAAGCTAACACTAAAGTAcgtttctgtgtctctgcttTAAATTTCCCCACAATGtaattaataatgttttaattattctcCAGTTTTCATTCACACATTTGACACATGAATTCACTTTTAACAATGTCTTAGTGTTgactttacatttaaagaaattccATCTGCTTTTTGATATTTCAGTATTTTGCATATATAAATTTGAGTCAATATTTTGGCttcttaaaatataattatggTATTTTTGAAAGttgatattaaaaaacacaaaaactttaatttagaaattaaaacttATCCCAAAGTCCCTATAATTCTTTGCTGAACTGttaaaagaagcttttttcaatattatgtGTGTATTTACATtgcatttgttttatcttttaggTTTTGACAGTGACCAGGCTGGCCTTGCCCATGTCAAAGCCCTTCACAATCCAATGGGGTCCCTGATGCACTACATTCCATTACCCAGAGGCCTTTAGGAGCCTTTGActccagctctgctgctgaaaagaTTTACTGCATTTCCCTGCAGTGACACCTACAGATTTTATGGAGACACTACAATCATaagagattcttttttttttactttcttttttttttttaatgctacttCATTTTCTCatgggatgtcatgaaaatgtaGGTTTTTCCCCAAACACCACTGTGCAAGAAGTGTGTCAAAGTCTGAACAGGTGATACCAAT harbors:
- the gaa gene encoding lysosomal alpha-glucosidase, which gives rise to MDQLSNLTTALFLLAWSFFVLFYGFTHLSNNEVPLVRSVIYKNSEPKAPNTSKSDMHRATWRTSGFTTDRECTVDPESRFDCGRDRVLSQGECEDRGCCFSPLPSPVGPPWCFYPRWYPGYKMGPFSPSRRGESATLTRTKPSYLTEEIPTLTLEVMEESAECLHLTIKDPSTQRYEVPLPEGVSHTKADAQDVLYTTEFQEEPFGFIVRRATNGRVIMNTTVAPLLFADQYLQMSTTLASSFVSGLGEHYTSLVLDLNWTSLTLWNRDMAPHADANLYGSHPFYLVQEECGLAHGVFLLNSNAIEVILQPTPALTWISTGGILDLYVFMGPDPQSVIRQYLQVIGYPMMPPYWSLGFHLCRWGYTTSNATRSVAQQMHSANFPMDVQWNDLDYAHQQKVFTFDPRRFGDLPKMVEEFHDRGMKYILILDPGISSTSPPGTYPPFEDGVKRDVFIKNATGQILIGKVWPGPTAFPDFTNMETRKWWEDCIRGFYSEVPVDGLWIDMNEPASFVQGSVEGCPDNDLERPPYTPRVVGGQLNSGTLCMSAQQKLSTHYNLHNLYGLTEAYATHSALKNIRRKRPFVLSRSSFPGSGRFSAVWTGDVRSDWEQLGFSIPAVLQFSLFGVPLVGADICGFGGDTTEELCVRWMQLGAFYPFMRNHNDKPNAPQEPFVFGQEAQAAMRSAMNLRYSLLPFLYTLFHHAHSSATTVARPLFMEFPTDPNCKSIDQQFLWGGSLLISPVLKQGAVKVAAYLPLGTWYSLHNGQPFYSEGQFFLLPAPLDTINVHMREGHIIPQQEPALTTAASHRKPFFLTAALSADGSARGDLFWDDGESLDTFEMQNYSYIIFTAAQFQIVSEPLKLNGALDSLVLGGVQVFGVDSPPLYVLANGEKVHDFVYQANTKVLTVTRLALPMSKPFTIQWGP